From the Butyrivibrio fibrisolvens genome, one window contains:
- a CDS encoding UDP-N-acetylglucosamine pyrophosphorylase, whose translation MLEAYTIKNMYDLNETIAADLFEGATYPWEVLSKIKDFIAELGPKLPKDKFEQRGEHVWVAKSATVFDSAYLGDYCIIDEDAEVRQCAFIRGNAIVGKGAVVGNSTELKNVVLFNKVQVPHYNYVGDSVLGNYAHMGAGSITSNVKSDKKLVVVKDTASDDKCETGLKKFGAMLGDHVEVGCNSVLNPGTCIGRWSNIYPTSCVRGCIPDHHIYKNQDNIVPKHD comes from the coding sequence ATGTTAGAAGCATATACTATTAAAAATATGTACGATTTAAATGAAACTATAGCAGCAGATCTTTTTGAGGGAGCTACATATCCTTGGGAAGTTCTCTCTAAGATCAAGGACTTCATAGCTGAGCTTGGTCCAAAGCTTCCTAAGGACAAGTTCGAGCAAAGAGGAGAGCATGTATGGGTAGCTAAGAGTGCTACAGTATTTGACTCAGCATATCTTGGAGACTATTGTATCATCGATGAAGATGCTGAAGTCCGCCAGTGCGCTTTCATTAGAGGTAATGCTATCGTGGGCAAGGGAGCTGTAGTAGGCAACTCTACTGAGCTTAAGAACGTAGTCCTTTTTAACAAGGTTCAGGTTCCTCATTACAACTATGTTGGAGACTCTGTCCTTGGAAACTACGCACATATGGGCGCAGGTTCTATCACATCCAATGTTAAGAGTGACAAGAAGCTTGTTGTAGTCAAGGATACAGCATCTGATGATAAGTGCGAGACAGGTCTTAAGAAGTTTGGTGCTATGCTAGGCGATCATGTAGAAGTTGGCTGTAACAGCGTACTTAACCCAGGTACCTGCATCGGAAGATGGTCCAATATCTATCCTACAAGCTGCGTGCGTGGATGCATTCCGGATCATCATATCTACAAGAATCAGGACAACATCGTGCCCAAGCATGACTAA
- a CDS encoding iron-sulfur cluster assembly scaffold protein, giving the protein MIYSTEVKNMCPVTQGVHHGAAPIPEEAKWVKSKEIKDISGYTHGIGWCAPQQGCCKLSLNVKEGIIQEALVETIGCSGMTHSAAMASEILPGLTVLEALNTDLVCDAINTAMRELFLQIVYGRSQSAFSEDGLQIGAGLEDLGKGNRSMVGTTYGTLEKGPRYLELTDGYITDIALDENDEIIGYKYVNFGKMMDFIKAGDDANTALEKAKGQYGRVADAVRCIDPRHE; this is encoded by the coding sequence ATGATTTACTCAACAGAGGTAAAAAACATGTGCCCTGTAACTCAAGGGGTACACCATGGCGCAGCTCCCATTCCGGAAGAGGCTAAGTGGGTTAAGTCAAAAGAAATAAAGGACATCTCAGGCTATACACATGGTATCGGCTGGTGTGCTCCTCAGCAGGGCTGCTGTAAGCTTTCCCTTAACGTTAAGGAAGGTATCATTCAGGAGGCACTTGTAGAGACTATCGGATGTTCAGGTATGACACATTCTGCAGCTATGGCTTCAGAAATTCTTCCTGGCCTTACAGTTCTTGAAGCTCTTAACACAGACCTTGTTTGTGATGCTATTAATACAGCTATGAGAGAGCTCTTCCTTCAGATCGTTTATGGTAGATCACAGTCTGCATTCTCTGAAGACGGACTTCAGATCGGTGCAGGTCTTGAAGACCTTGGTAAGGGTAACCGTTCAATGGTTGGTACAACATACGGTACTCTTGAGAAGGGACCTCGTTACCTTGAGCTCACAGATGGTTACATTACAGATATCGCTCTTGATGAGAACGATGAGATCATCGGATACAAGTATGTTAACTTTGGTAAGATGATGGACTTCATCAAAGCTGGTGATGATGCCAACACAGCTCTTGAGAAGGCTAAAGGACAGTATGGACGTGTTGCTGATGCAGTTCGTTGCATTGATC